One window of the Natronomonas marina genome contains the following:
- a CDS encoding pyridoxal-phosphate-dependent aminotransferase family protein has translation MTKKREYTGDYPDKTLYLPGPTEVREDVIEAMCEPMFGHRMDRMTDLYTTIVEDTREFLDTDHDVVVLTASGTEFWEATTLNLVDDRMLVPTSGAFSERQANVAERLGKDVDRIEYEWGQAVKPGDVRDALESGADYDAVGMVMNETSTGVRNPVEEIGDLLGEYPDTYFVVDAISCLGGDYIDIEGHNVDAIFTSTQKAFAMPPGLAVCAVSDAAYERELDKESASWYGGFQRCLDYYDRKGQTHSTPAIPIMLAYRQQMKHMLKEGHDARDRRHREMAEYTREWAREHFDTFAEEGYESRTVTCVENTRGIDVADTVETVSEEYDMVFSSGYGSIGEESFRIGHMGEHTVESVRELTDAIEDVAGL, from the coding sequence GTGACCAAGAAACGAGAGTACACGGGCGACTATCCCGACAAGACGCTGTATCTCCCGGGGCCGACGGAGGTTCGCGAGGACGTCATCGAGGCGATGTGCGAGCCGATGTTCGGCCACCGGATGGACCGGATGACCGACCTCTACACGACCATCGTCGAGGACACGAGGGAGTTCCTCGACACCGACCACGACGTCGTCGTGCTCACGGCGTCGGGGACGGAGTTCTGGGAGGCGACGACGCTGAACCTCGTCGACGACCGGATGCTCGTGCCGACCTCCGGGGCGTTCAGCGAGCGCCAGGCGAACGTCGCCGAACGACTCGGCAAGGACGTCGACCGGATCGAGTACGAGTGGGGGCAGGCGGTCAAACCGGGCGACGTGCGGGACGCCCTCGAGTCGGGGGCCGACTACGACGCCGTCGGCATGGTGATGAACGAGACCTCGACGGGCGTCCGCAACCCCGTCGAGGAGATCGGCGACCTGCTGGGCGAGTACCCGGACACCTACTTCGTCGTCGACGCCATCTCGTGTCTCGGCGGCGACTACATCGACATCGAGGGCCACAACGTCGACGCCATCTTCACCTCCACCCAGAAGGCCTTCGCCATGCCGCCCGGGCTTGCGGTCTGTGCGGTCAGTGACGCCGCCTACGAGCGGGAACTCGACAAGGAGTCGGCGTCGTGGTACGGCGGTTTCCAGCGCTGTCTCGACTACTACGACCGGAAGGGTCAGACCCACTCGACGCCCGCCATCCCGATCATGCTCGCCTACCGCCAGCAGATGAAGCACATGCTCAAGGAGGGCCACGACGCCCGGGACCGCCGTCACCGCGAGATGGCCGAGTACACCCGCGAGTGGGCCCGCGAGCACTTCGACACCTTCGCCGAGGAGGGTTACGAGTCCCGGACGGTGACCTGCGTCGAGAACACCCGCGGCATCGACGTCGCCGACACCGTCGAGACCGTCTCCGAGGAGTACGACATGGTGTTCTCCAGCGGCTACGGCTCCATCGGCGAGGAGTCGTTCCGCATCGGCCACATGGGCGAACACACCGTCGAGAGCGTCCGCGAACTCACGGACGCCATCGAGGACGTCGCCGGTCTGTAG
- a CDS encoding MFS transporter has product MSRSERVRLAAVVFVVLFTQLLVYPGVDELVAALGAEPTIDAGTAFLGVQLAAFVLFSAVWGAVSDRAGRRIPFIVVGALGGATAYLTLVAAVVTDTGGFGLALALRFLEGAFTIGAFSLAITMLMDLDGGHGRNMGAAGIAIGAGAALGAPVGGQLYAVDPLAPLAVSSVLLVAVAGLTATLPDRTPTRGGGLRDVLAGVRRTPELLLPYAFGFADRFTAGFFGLVGTFYFRQAFDLDPAATGLVLACFFAPFALLQYPLGALSDRIGRVVPIVAGSVGYGAAIIGVGLAPTVTVAAAGMVLVGVLGALVAPATMALVTDMAAAGERGAAMGGFNIFGSLGFLGGILVGGGVAARYDFFTAFLVAGGLEALVVVVALPVLVRVVPDPTATFGNRA; this is encoded by the coding sequence GTGAGCCGCAGCGAGCGCGTCCGGCTGGCTGCCGTCGTCTTCGTCGTCCTCTTCACGCAGTTGCTCGTGTACCCGGGGGTCGACGAACTCGTGGCCGCGCTGGGCGCCGAACCGACCATCGACGCCGGCACCGCGTTCCTGGGCGTCCAGCTCGCCGCCTTCGTCCTCTTTTCGGCGGTCTGGGGCGCCGTCTCGGACCGCGCCGGACGGCGGATCCCGTTCATCGTCGTCGGCGCGCTCGGCGGCGCGACGGCGTACCTGACGCTCGTCGCGGCGGTAGTCACCGACACGGGCGGCTTCGGGCTGGCGCTCGCCCTCCGGTTCCTCGAGGGCGCGTTCACCATCGGCGCCTTCTCGCTGGCCATCACGATGCTGATGGATCTGGACGGCGGCCACGGCCGCAACATGGGCGCGGCGGGCATCGCCATCGGGGCCGGCGCCGCCCTCGGCGCCCCCGTCGGCGGCCAGCTGTACGCGGTCGACCCGCTCGCGCCGCTCGCCGTCTCGTCGGTCCTGCTCGTGGCCGTCGCCGGTCTCACCGCGACCCTCCCGGACCGCACGCCGACCCGGGGCGGCGGCCTCCGGGACGTCCTCGCGGGCGTCCGCCGGACGCCGGAGCTGCTGTTGCCCTACGCCTTCGGCTTCGCCGACCGCTTTACCGCCGGCTTCTTCGGTCTCGTCGGCACGTTCTACTTCCGGCAGGCGTTCGACCTCGACCCCGCGGCGACCGGACTCGTGCTGGCGTGTTTCTTCGCCCCGTTCGCGCTGTTGCAGTACCCGCTGGGCGCGCTCTCGGACCGCATCGGTCGCGTCGTCCCCATCGTCGCCGGATCGGTCGGCTACGGTGCGGCGATCATCGGCGTCGGACTCGCACCGACGGTCACCGTCGCCGCCGCAGGTATGGTGCTCGTCGGCGTCCTCGGCGCCCTGGTCGCGCCGGCGACGATGGCGCTGGTCACCGACATGGCCGCCGCCGGCGAGCGCGGCGCCGCCATGGGCGGGTTCAACATCTTCGGGAGCCTCGGCTTCCTCGGCGGCATCCTCGTCGGCGGTGGCGTCGCCGCACGCTACGACTTCTTCACCGCGTTCCTCGTCGCCGGCGGCCTGGAGGCCCTCGTCGTGGTCGTCGCCCTCCCCGTCCTCGTCCGCGTGGTGCCGGACCCGACCGCGACGTTCGGAAACCGGGCCTGA
- a CDS encoding MBL fold metallo-hydrolase yields MLTLTVLGSGGNSPIPTPTCRCRVCERARAEGVPHARHGNSLYVEELSAVVDAPEFVYESLEREGVDDLEYLFLTHWHPDHSAGLRVLQSRSGERMFSEAEYGLVDAVRETRPTLVTTRRVYERTCETYGALRHFVEEVGFAGTHFLEEAPLTVGETTVEAVPYSLSGDGDLDATAFVLRQGERTVVLATDDARHLEIEALPEDVDLAVFECGYFPETPDGTPIFTDVDAAILDDELTHAEVLERVERLDPDGALLTEIEHIYARTHGDFRALQADYERVTFAHDGLTVTV; encoded by the coding sequence ATGCTCACCCTCACCGTGCTCGGCAGCGGGGGAAACTCCCCGATTCCGACGCCGACCTGCCGCTGTCGGGTCTGCGAGCGAGCCAGAGCGGAGGGCGTGCCCCACGCCCGGCACGGCAACTCCCTGTACGTCGAAGAGCTGTCGGCGGTGGTGGACGCCCCGGAGTTCGTCTACGAGAGCCTCGAACGGGAGGGCGTCGACGACCTCGAGTACCTCTTTTTGACCCACTGGCATCCCGACCACTCGGCGGGCCTCCGGGTCCTCCAGTCCCGTTCGGGCGAACGGATGTTCTCCGAGGCGGAGTACGGACTCGTCGACGCGGTCCGGGAGACCCGACCGACGCTCGTGACGACGCGGCGCGTCTACGAGCGGACCTGCGAGACCTACGGCGCCCTCCGGCACTTCGTCGAGGAGGTCGGCTTCGCGGGGACCCACTTCCTCGAGGAGGCGCCGCTGACCGTCGGCGAGACGACGGTCGAGGCGGTCCCGTACTCGCTGTCCGGCGACGGGGACCTCGACGCGACGGCGTTCGTCCTCCGGCAGGGCGAGCGGACCGTCGTCCTCGCGACCGACGACGCCCGACACCTCGAAATCGAGGCGCTCCCCGAGGACGTCGACCTCGCTGTGTTCGAGTGCGGCTACTTCCCGGAGACGCCCGACGGGACGCCGATATTCACCGACGTCGACGCCGCCATCCTGGACGACGAACTCACCCACGCCGAGGTCCTCGAACGCGTCGAACGGCTCGACCCCGACGGGGCGCTCCTGACGGAAATCGAGCACATCTACGCCCGGACTCACGGGGACTTCCGGGCGCTGCAGGCCGACTACGAGCGCGTGACGTTCGCCCACGACGGGCTGACCGTCACCGTCTGA
- a CDS encoding SDR family NAD(P)-dependent oxidoreductase, whose translation MPNTIIVGASSGIGRSLARELAGEYDLGLAARRTDRLTAVGEDVGGAHVARIDVTADDARERFDDLVDSMGGVDLVVVSSGVGRHNPGLEWADERDTVDVNARGFTAIATAAVERFERSGGGHLVGISSVAAEIGSPTMPAYSASKAYVSRYLEGLRYRSDDDVVVTDVRPGYVDTPMSPETDRFWECSPETAARGIVRAIAKEKEVAYVPRRWWLVSKLLAVLPDRYRANLG comes from the coding sequence ATGCCGAACACCATCATCGTCGGCGCCTCCTCGGGTATCGGCCGGTCGCTGGCGAGGGAGCTCGCCGGGGAGTACGACCTCGGACTCGCGGCCCGCCGCACGGACCGCCTGACGGCCGTCGGCGAGGACGTCGGCGGCGCCCACGTCGCCCGCATCGACGTGACCGCCGACGACGCCCGCGAGCGGTTCGACGACCTGGTCGACTCGATGGGCGGCGTCGACCTGGTCGTCGTCTCCTCGGGCGTCGGCCGACACAACCCCGGTCTCGAGTGGGCGGACGAACGGGACACCGTCGACGTGAACGCCCGCGGCTTCACCGCCATCGCTACCGCCGCCGTCGAGCGGTTCGAGCGATCCGGCGGCGGCCACCTCGTCGGCATCTCCTCGGTGGCGGCCGAGATCGGGAGTCCGACGATGCCGGCCTACAGCGCCTCGAAGGCCTACGTCTCCCGGTACCTCGAGGGACTCCGATACCGGAGCGACGACGACGTGGTTGTCACCGACGTCCGGCCGGGCTACGTCGACACGCCGATGTCGCCGGAGACCGACCGCTTCTGGGAGTGCTCGCCGGAGACCGCCGCCCGGGGAATCGTCCGCGCCATCGCCAAAGAGAAGGAGGTCGCCTACGTCCCCCGGCGGTGGTGGCTCGTCTCGAAGCTGCTGGCGGTCCTCCCGGACCGGTACCGGGCGAATCTGGGGTAG
- a CDS encoding ATPase domain-containing protein, with product MSTIDTRIPLGIGGADEVLHGGLLPARSYMLRGEAGTGKTIFGFHYLTTGVAAGESCLFVAFEEPADDIRENAETLGFDLDEVEILDLSPDASKFLEEEQYSVFAPDEVENESVTDRIVEAVERVDPDRVFVDPLTQLQYLSADDYQFRQEVAGLMSYLENRGATVLFTTQPTPSRPDDDLQYLCDGALALERSEYGRSFSVLKFRGSDFQGGSHTLRIDGTGVSVYPKLVPGEYDSDFSVERVGSGVDELDSLLGGGIERGSVTVVSGPSGVGKTTTGTHFLTEAAARGETAAAFLFEETESSFRHRSDAIGLPTEELIADGDLTLEYIEPLSISSDEFAHKVKTAVEDEGASVVMIDGTAGYRLSLRGREDELVSELHALVRYLRNVGVTVILAEEVRSITGEFQPSSENISYLADNILFLRYLEVRGEIRKAVGVLKKRLGDFEPTLRELRITGDGMWIGDPLDDLRGVLTGTPEWRDDD from the coding sequence TTGTCTACAATTGACACACGCATCCCGCTCGGCATCGGCGGCGCCGACGAGGTGCTACACGGCGGCCTGCTGCCGGCGCGGTCGTACATGCTTCGCGGCGAGGCCGGCACCGGCAAGACCATCTTCGGCTTCCACTACCTGACGACGGGCGTCGCGGCCGGCGAGTCCTGTCTGTTCGTCGCCTTCGAGGAACCGGCCGACGACATCCGGGAGAACGCCGAGACGCTCGGCTTCGACCTCGACGAGGTGGAGATACTGGACCTGAGCCCGGACGCGAGCAAGTTCCTCGAGGAGGAGCAGTACAGCGTCTTCGCGCCCGACGAGGTGGAGAACGAGTCGGTGACCGACCGCATCGTCGAGGCAGTCGAGCGGGTCGACCCCGACCGGGTGTTCGTCGACCCGCTGACCCAGCTACAGTACCTCTCGGCGGACGACTACCAGTTCCGCCAGGAGGTCGCCGGGCTGATGAGCTACCTCGAGAACCGGGGGGCGACGGTGCTCTTTACGACCCAGCCGACGCCCTCGCGGCCCGACGACGACCTCCAGTACCTCTGTGACGGGGCGCTCGCGCTGGAGCGCTCGGAGTACGGCCGCTCGTTTTCGGTCCTGAAGTTCCGGGGGTCGGACTTCCAGGGCGGCAGCCACACGCTCCGCATCGACGGGACCGGGGTGTCGGTGTACCCGAAACTGGTCCCCGGCGAGTACGACAGCGACTTCTCCGTCGAGCGGGTCGGCTCCGGCGTCGACGAACTCGACTCGCTACTCGGCGGCGGCATCGAGCGCGGCTCCGTCACGGTCGTCAGCGGCCCCAGCGGCGTCGGCAAGACCACCACCGGGACGCACTTCCTGACGGAGGCCGCCGCCCGCGGCGAGACGGCCGCCGCCTTCCTCTTCGAGGAGACCGAGTCGTCGTTCCGGCACCGCTCGGACGCCATCGGCCTCCCCACGGAGGAACTGATAGCCGACGGGGACCTGACGCTCGAGTACATCGAGCCCCTGTCCATCTCGTCCGACGAGTTCGCCCACAAAGTCAAGACCGCCGTCGAGGACGAGGGCGCCAGCGTGGTGATGATAGACGGCACGGCGGGCTACCGGCTCTCCCTTCGGGGCCGGGAGGACGAACTCGTCTCCGAACTGCACGCGCTGGTCCGGTACCTCCGGAACGTGGGGGTGACGGTCATCCTCGCCGAGGAGGTCCGCAGCATCACCGGCGAGTTCCAGCCCTCCAGCGAGAACATCAGTTACCTGGCCGACAACATCCTCTTCCTCCGGTACCTGGAGGTCCGCGGCGAGATACGGAAGGCGGTCGGCGTCCTCAAGAAGCGGCTCGGGGACTTCGAGCCGACGCTCCGGGAACTGCGGATCACCGGCGACGGGATGTGGATCGGCGACCCGCTGGACGACCTCAGGGGCGTCCTGACGGGGACGCCGGAGTGGCGCGACGACGACTGA
- a CDS encoding PAS domain S-box protein, whose amino-acid sequence MSDHERAARTVLEGTDERVLLSMAGERDRELLAGRLGDRYRVVDGDPGEFDAFDLCIVDGPTYRRVEGSLAELKRETEAYLPVLLLVEDRERAREAEWITETVGGTVDDVLVIPTPKHELDARIEAMLRARRQSRRLALYRRAMDEASIGISITDPDRPDNPLVYVNDGFCRLTGYDREDVLGENCRLLQGPDTEEATVDRLRDAIAAGEPVTVEILNYRADGEPFWNRLTVAPVRDDDGEVSHYLGFQEDVTEQVERKREVRRERERFEALARTATDAILLVDPESTVVYANAAVERVFGHEPAEIEGEPLTKLMPEGHRDSHREGIERYLETGERDIDWNAVRFPGLHADGHEVPLELSFGEFEWDDGRLFAGIIRDVSDRVALEGELREERELLEQIFETSPVGITVVDADGDIVRANEAAEEELGLERSEITSRTFDTPAWETFDADGEPIPAEELPTARVLRTGEPVEDYRHGIRVDGEERWLSINSAPLTDEAGNVESVVNAVRDITDQTERQRELERYETLVEAIDDAAWAYDEDGCLSLVNREFLDNLSVPREAVIGVHLSEFESLFADPGDYEEYRNLVEDLLAGRREEATIDIELTLPDGRFVANLSLASIPGDDGPVGAAAVARDITERVDRERDLKRYETIVQTTPDPIYVLDPEGRFVRVNDAMVEASGYDREDLIGNHASMVADEAMVARVEAIIRDLLAGDRDHATFEGSMTFADDTRREYSTSLSLLREAGEFRGTVVAAHDVTDLRDHKRRLSVLDRVLRHNLRNRMNVVLGYARELADHDDPEVAHLGSAIADSADDLLELSESAREFESVISGTAEATTTMDVVALVETAVAAARSEYPGADISVDCPDAAHARAHETFELAVEELLENAITHCDCEDPTVEVSVTVADDAVLIRVADEGPGLDDVDRRALQSGSESPLEHTQGLGLWLVKWTVESAGGELDIEAREPQGTVVTLSLPRAPP is encoded by the coding sequence ATGAGCGACCACGAGCGAGCGGCACGGACCGTGCTCGAGGGGACCGACGAGCGGGTGCTCCTCTCGATGGCCGGCGAGCGCGACCGGGAACTGCTCGCCGGTCGACTCGGCGACCGCTACCGGGTGGTGGACGGCGACCCCGGGGAGTTCGACGCGTTCGACCTCTGTATCGTCGACGGGCCGACCTACCGCCGGGTCGAGGGCTCGCTCGCCGAGTTGAAACGCGAGACGGAGGCGTACCTGCCGGTGCTGTTGCTCGTCGAGGACCGCGAGCGGGCCCGCGAGGCCGAGTGGATCACCGAGACCGTCGGTGGCACCGTCGACGACGTGCTCGTGATTCCGACGCCGAAGCACGAACTCGACGCACGGATCGAAGCGATGCTGCGGGCACGCCGGCAGTCCCGGCGGCTGGCGCTGTACCGCCGGGCGATGGACGAGGCGTCCATCGGCATCAGCATCACCGACCCCGACCGGCCGGACAACCCCCTGGTGTACGTCAACGACGGCTTCTGCCGGCTCACCGGCTACGACCGGGAGGACGTCCTCGGGGAGAACTGCCGCTTGCTCCAGGGGCCCGACACCGAGGAGGCGACCGTCGACCGCCTCCGGGACGCCATCGCGGCCGGGGAGCCGGTCACCGTCGAGATACTGAACTACCGGGCGGACGGCGAGCCGTTCTGGAACCGCCTGACCGTCGCGCCGGTCCGCGACGATGACGGCGAGGTGTCTCACTACCTCGGCTTCCAGGAGGACGTCACCGAGCAGGTCGAACGCAAGCGGGAGGTGCGCCGCGAGCGCGAGCGGTTCGAGGCGCTGGCCCGGACGGCGACCGACGCCATCCTCCTCGTCGACCCCGAGAGCACGGTCGTCTACGCCAACGCCGCCGTCGAGCGGGTCTTCGGCCACGAGCCCGCCGAAATCGAGGGCGAACCGCTGACGAAGCTGATGCCCGAGGGGCACCGGGACAGCCACCGCGAGGGCATCGAGCGCTACCTCGAGACCGGCGAGCGGGACATCGACTGGAACGCGGTCCGGTTCCCCGGCCTGCACGCCGACGGCCACGAGGTGCCGCTGGAGCTATCCTTCGGCGAGTTCGAGTGGGACGACGGGCGACTGTTCGCCGGCATCATCCGCGACGTCTCCGACCGGGTGGCACTCGAGGGCGAACTCCGGGAGGAGCGGGAACTGCTCGAACAGATATTCGAGACGAGTCCCGTCGGCATCACAGTCGTCGACGCCGACGGCGACATCGTCCGCGCCAACGAGGCCGCCGAGGAAGAACTCGGACTCGAACGCTCCGAAATCACGTCGCGGACGTTCGACACACCGGCGTGGGAGACGTTCGACGCCGACGGCGAGCCGATTCCGGCCGAGGAACTTCCGACCGCTCGCGTGCTTCGGACCGGCGAACCGGTCGAGGACTACCGCCACGGCATCCGCGTCGACGGCGAAGAGCGGTGGCTGTCAATCAACTCCGCGCCCCTGACCGACGAGGCGGGCAACGTCGAGTCGGTGGTCAACGCGGTCCGGGACATCACCGACCAAACCGAGCGACAGCGGGAACTCGAACGGTACGAGACGCTCGTCGAGGCCATCGACGACGCGGCGTGGGCGTACGACGAGGACGGCTGTCTCTCGCTGGTCAACCGGGAGTTCCTCGACAACCTCTCGGTCCCCCGCGAGGCCGTCATCGGCGTCCACCTCTCGGAGTTCGAGTCGCTGTTCGCCGACCCCGGGGACTACGAGGAGTACCGGAATCTCGTCGAGGACCTGCTGGCCGGCCGGCGGGAGGAGGCCACCATCGACATCGAGTTGACGCTCCCCGACGGCCGCTTCGTCGCGAACCTGAGCCTCGCCTCGATACCCGGCGACGACGGCCCGGTCGGCGCGGCCGCCGTCGCCCGCGACATCACCGAACGGGTCGACCGCGAGCGGGACCTGAAACGGTACGAGACCATCGTCCAGACGACCCCGGACCCCATCTACGTCCTCGACCCCGAGGGCCGGTTCGTCCGCGTCAACGACGCCATGGTCGAGGCCAGCGGCTACGACCGCGAGGACCTGATCGGGAACCACGCCTCGATGGTGGCCGACGAGGCGATGGTCGCCCGGGTCGAGGCGATCATCCGGGATCTGCTGGCGGGTGACCGGGACCACGCGACCTTCGAGGGGTCGATGACCTTCGCCGACGACACCCGCCGCGAGTACTCGACCAGCCTCTCCCTGCTCCGGGAAGCGGGCGAGTTCAGGGGAACCGTCGTCGCTGCCCACGACGTGACCGACCTCCGGGACCACAAGCGTCGGCTGTCGGTGCTGGACCGGGTCCTCCGGCACAACCTCCGCAACCGGATGAACGTCGTCCTCGGCTACGCCAGGGAACTCGCCGACCACGACGACCCCGAGGTCGCCCACCTCGGAAGCGCCATCGCCGACAGTGCCGACGACCTGCTGGAGTTGAGCGAGAGCGCACGGGAGTTCGAGAGCGTCATCTCCGGGACCGCGGAGGCGACCACGACGATGGACGTCGTCGCCCTGGTCGAGACCGCGGTCGCCGCCGCCCGGAGCGAGTACCCCGGAGCCGACATCTCCGTCGACTGTCCCGACGCCGCACACGCCAGAGCCCACGAGACCTTCGAACTCGCCGTCGAGGAACTGCTCGAGAACGCGATCACGCACTGCGACTGCGAGGACCCCACCGTCGAGGTGTCCGTCACGGTCGCCGACGACGCGGTCCTGATCCGCGTCGCCGACGAGGGGCCCGGCCTCGACGACGTCGACCGGCGGGCGCTGCAGTCCGGCAGCGAATCGCCGCTGGAGCACACCCAGGGGCTCGGCCTCTGGCTGGTCAAGTGGACCGTCGAGAGCGCCGGCGGCGAACTCGACATCGAGGCCCGCGAGCCACAGGGCACCGTCGTTACACTCTCGTTGCCGCGAGCGCCGCCGTAG
- a CDS encoding zinc ribbon domain-containing protein — MESRPSADDVPPKSTLFCPNCGHRSRPDGDWQVVETGHRTRYLCPDCRAEVAVRPAARTDRQPAVGSSIAENIRLWAEFWVRTARRW; from the coding sequence ATGGAGTCTCGCCCGTCCGCCGACGACGTCCCGCCGAAGTCGACGCTGTTCTGCCCGAACTGCGGCCACCGGAGCCGTCCCGACGGGGACTGGCAGGTCGTCGAGACGGGCCACAGGACCCGGTATCTGTGTCCGGACTGTCGAGCGGAGGTCGCCGTCCGGCCCGCCGCTCGAACCGACCGGCAGCCGGCGGTCGGTTCGTCCATCGCCGAGAACATCCGGCTGTGGGCGGAATTTTGGGTCCGGACGGCGCGCCGGTGGTGA
- a CDS encoding DUF7317 family protein, with protein sequence MSFRSLTAAMTLYRSGTLDLERAAARGGVSTAKMKTALRSRGIPVREELGEALERTAG encoded by the coding sequence ATGTCATTCAGGTCACTGACGGCGGCGATGACGCTGTATCGTAGCGGGACGCTCGACCTCGAGCGGGCGGCCGCCCGGGGCGGCGTGTCGACGGCGAAGATGAAGACGGCGCTTCGCTCCCGCGGGATTCCGGTGCGCGAGGAGCTCGGGGAGGCCCTCGAGCGGACCGCCGGCTGA
- a CDS encoding DUF7119 family protein translates to MSDERGGEPPTDRESPVGQPVIRGDPRVAGESAVQFDPTDPESLAAAADTVGRFANNTVGSEDNVYILRGAAACAALVRGTGSYKAAAERADGDVTVSFIRKWARVHDLPRSIRRHVALGEIAPTAAKHIARVAGESRFLLAWAALDHDLTVREVRSIASRVNDGESVESALAAEGIDLGELQVSLPPATYRELRRHAALEDVPPEEVVVEALEEFL, encoded by the coding sequence ATGAGTGACGAACGGGGCGGCGAACCACCGACCGACCGGGAGTCGCCGGTCGGCCAGCCGGTCATCCGGGGAGACCCCCGCGTCGCCGGCGAGAGCGCCGTCCAGTTCGACCCGACCGACCCCGAGAGCCTGGCGGCGGCGGCCGACACCGTCGGTCGGTTCGCCAACAACACCGTCGGCAGCGAGGACAACGTCTACATACTCCGGGGGGCGGCCGCCTGTGCGGCGCTGGTTCGGGGGACCGGCTCCTACAAGGCCGCCGCCGAGCGCGCCGACGGCGACGTGACCGTCTCGTTCATCCGCAAGTGGGCCCGGGTCCACGACCTGCCGCGCTCGATTCGTCGACACGTCGCGCTGGGGGAAATCGCGCCGACCGCCGCGAAGCACATCGCCCGCGTCGCCGGCGAGTCCCGGTTCCTCTTGGCGTGGGCGGCGCTGGACCACGACCTCACGGTCCGGGAGGTCCGGTCCATCGCCTCCCGGGTGAACGACGGCGAGAGCGTCGAGTCGGCGCTGGCCGCCGAGGGCATCGACCTCGGGGAACTCCAGGTCTCGCTGCCGCCGGCGACCTACCGGGAACTCCGCCGGCACGCCGCCCTCGAGGACGTTCCGCCCGAGGAGGTCGTCGTCGAGGCCCTCGAGGAGTTCCTCTAA